From Novosphingobium resinovorum, the proteins below share one genomic window:
- a CDS encoding XrtA/PEP-CTERM system amidotransferase gives MCGIAGIYHLETPKPVDRARVEAMCDAIAHRGPDGQGVWTAPGVALGHRRLSIIDLAGSPQPMASPDGRAMLVFNGEIYNYRELRHELKAAGEHFRTDGDSEVILAAWRRWGPGCVTRLLGMFAFAIYDLDARTLFLARDRLGVKPLYYAQLSDGSLAFGSELKALTAHPLLRREIDPLAVEDYLTWGYVPDDRAILKGVCKLAAGHSLLLRHGAPLPRPVQWWDVSFAERRKGKPADLEAELVHLMRQAVSSRMVADVPLGAFLSGGVDSSSVVAFMAEASGSPVRTCSIGFDVAGLDESAYATKIARQFGTNHASRIVSPDDFAAIDQLAGMFDEPFADASALPTWRVCQLARESVTVALSGDGADEALGGYRRHVFQAGEDKVRALLPQSLRGPVFGALGRAYPKADWAPRPLRAKSTLLSLAGDSAQGYARSMAVLPPELRDRLYSDDFRRLRGDYRAEDPLLALMRDAPARSGLDRAQYADLKVWLPGDILTKVDRTSMSVSLEAREPLLDHRLIEFAASLPERMRVQGGQGKWLMKRAMRRYLPDDVLYRPKQGFVTPIAQWFRGPLAGAAREIAGGAALARTGWFDQRRLLGLVDAHVAGTSDNSRVLWQMLMLDKAFTSLGVN, from the coding sequence ATGTGCGGGATTGCCGGAATCTATCACCTGGAAACGCCCAAGCCGGTCGATCGCGCCCGGGTCGAGGCCATGTGCGACGCCATCGCGCATCGCGGCCCGGACGGGCAGGGGGTATGGACCGCGCCGGGCGTCGCCCTGGGGCACCGCCGCCTTTCGATCATCGACCTCGCAGGATCGCCGCAGCCGATGGCATCCCCAGATGGCCGCGCGATGCTCGTCTTCAACGGCGAGATCTACAACTACCGCGAACTGCGGCATGAGTTGAAGGCAGCGGGAGAGCATTTCCGCACCGATGGCGACAGCGAGGTCATTCTGGCAGCCTGGCGGCGCTGGGGACCGGGCTGCGTTACGCGGCTGCTGGGCATGTTCGCCTTCGCCATCTACGACCTCGACGCGCGCACTCTGTTCCTCGCCCGCGACAGGCTGGGCGTGAAGCCGCTCTATTACGCGCAGTTGAGCGACGGGAGCCTGGCTTTCGGTTCGGAACTCAAGGCACTCACCGCCCACCCGCTGCTGCGGCGCGAGATCGATCCGCTGGCGGTCGAAGACTATCTGACCTGGGGCTATGTCCCTGACGATCGGGCCATCCTCAAGGGCGTCTGCAAGCTGGCGGCGGGGCATTCGTTGCTGCTGCGTCATGGCGCTCCGTTGCCGCGCCCTGTTCAGTGGTGGGACGTCTCCTTCGCAGAGCGGCGCAAGGGCAAGCCCGCCGACCTCGAAGCCGAACTGGTGCACCTCATGCGCCAGGCGGTGTCGTCCCGTATGGTCGCAGATGTGCCTCTTGGCGCGTTTCTGTCGGGCGGTGTGGATAGTTCCAGCGTCGTCGCGTTCATGGCGGAGGCAAGCGGCAGTCCGGTACGGACCTGCTCGATCGGCTTCGACGTCGCCGGGCTGGACGAGAGTGCGTACGCAACGAAGATCGCCCGGCAGTTCGGCACGAACCATGCCTCGCGGATCGTCTCGCCTGACGATTTCGCTGCGATCGACCAGCTTGCAGGCATGTTCGACGAACCTTTCGCCGACGCCTCTGCCCTGCCGACCTGGCGAGTATGCCAATTGGCGCGCGAATCGGTCACGGTGGCGCTCTCCGGCGATGGCGCGGATGAAGCGCTTGGCGGTTACCGGCGCCACGTGTTCCAGGCCGGGGAAGACAAAGTGCGTGCGTTGCTGCCGCAATCCCTGCGTGGTCCGGTCTTCGGAGCGCTCGGAAGGGCCTACCCTAAGGCGGACTGGGCTCCGCGCCCGCTGCGGGCGAAGTCGACGCTGCTCTCGCTGGCGGGAGATTCCGCGCAAGGCTATGCGCGCTCGATGGCCGTCCTGCCGCCGGAGCTGCGCGATCGCCTCTATTCCGACGATTTCCGCCGCCTGCGCGGTGATTACCGCGCCGAGGATCCGTTGCTGGCCCTGATGCGAGACGCTCCGGCGCGTTCGGGCCTCGACCGTGCGCAATATGCCGACCTCAAGGTCTGGCTTCCGGGAGATATCCTCACCAAGGTCGACCGCACCAGCATGTCGGTAAGCCTTGAGGCGCGCGAGCCGCTGCTCGACCATCGCCTGATCGAATTCGCCGCCAGTCTGCCCGAGCGGATGCGTGTTCAGGGCGGGCAGGGCAAATGGCTGATGAAGCGGGCGATGCGCCGCTACTTGCCCGATGACGTGCTCTATCGTCCCAAGCAGGGCTTCGTGACGCCGATCGCGCAATGGTTTCGTGGGCCGCTTGCAGGCGCGGCGCGCGAGATCGCAGGCGGGGCAGCCCTGGCGCGAACCGGCTGGTTCGACCAGCGCCGCCTGCTGGGCCTCGTCGATGCGCATGTTGCGGGAACTTCGGACAATTCCCGAGTGCTTTGGCAGATGCTCATGCTTGACAAGGCGTTTACCTCGCTGGGTGTCAATTAA
- the xrtA gene encoding exosortase A, whose product MSLDVASTSLAGPARAWRALSPQWRGGIIRLGAAWLVLLFAFLGDWGAMARQWWDISTYNHVLLIPAILGWLVWQRWPQLERLTPTAWWPGLILLAGAAFLWLLGAMSGLDLARQAGVVAMLGACVPLILGVRVTAALIFPLGYLVFLVPIGEELVNVLQTITAEITIALTHLSGIPARIDGVFIDTPAGLFEVAEACSGVKFLIAMVAFGVLAANVCFLSWRRRTVMLLACVAVPILANGIRAWGTIYAAQIFGIEAAAGFDHIVYGWFFFAIVLALVIACAWRFFDRPLDGPAIDLAAIENAGWLAGLERFAISGTVAVIGFALVLIAARCWALAADTLAAPVPARIDLPAVEGWARVDYTPTIWWEPRAQGADHRLLGRYRDGRGHQVDVFVALYASQGEGREAGGFGQGALVPASAWAWQSPAPSVEAGKGERLLGNGRIERIAVTWYRQGELLSGSNARLKLAVIVDHLLFRAEPTTMLILSAEDTPPGRAEQSITAFRASTGSLARWMDGIAQVR is encoded by the coding sequence ATGTCGCTTGATGTTGCCTCGACGTCCCTTGCCGGTCCCGCCCGCGCATGGCGCGCGCTTTCGCCGCAGTGGCGTGGCGGGATCATCCGCCTTGGCGCGGCGTGGCTGGTGCTGCTGTTCGCCTTCCTCGGCGACTGGGGCGCGATGGCGCGTCAGTGGTGGGATATCTCCACGTACAATCACGTCCTGCTGATCCCGGCGATTCTGGGCTGGCTGGTCTGGCAGCGCTGGCCGCAGCTGGAACGCCTGACGCCTACCGCGTGGTGGCCGGGGCTCATCCTGCTGGCGGGGGCAGCCTTCCTGTGGCTGCTGGGCGCGATGTCGGGACTGGACCTTGCCCGGCAGGCAGGTGTCGTCGCCATGTTGGGCGCCTGCGTTCCCCTGATCCTGGGTGTCAGGGTCACTGCGGCGCTGATCTTCCCGCTGGGCTATCTGGTGTTCCTGGTCCCGATCGGCGAGGAACTGGTCAACGTCCTGCAGACGATCACTGCCGAAATCACCATCGCGCTCACCCATCTCAGCGGCATTCCGGCCCGGATCGACGGCGTTTTCATCGATACGCCCGCAGGATTGTTCGAGGTAGCCGAAGCCTGTTCGGGCGTGAAGTTCCTCATCGCGATGGTCGCTTTCGGTGTGCTGGCCGCCAATGTCTGCTTCCTCAGCTGGCGGCGTCGAACCGTGATGCTGCTGGCCTGCGTGGCCGTGCCGATCCTCGCCAACGGGATCCGGGCATGGGGTACGATCTATGCCGCGCAGATTTTCGGCATAGAGGCTGCGGCGGGCTTCGACCATATCGTTTACGGCTGGTTCTTCTTCGCGATCGTGCTGGCGCTGGTGATCGCCTGCGCCTGGCGTTTCTTCGACCGCCCTCTGGATGGTCCGGCGATCGACCTTGCGGCTATTGAAAACGCCGGGTGGCTGGCGGGTCTGGAACGTTTCGCCATTTCCGGAACGGTGGCGGTGATCGGCTTCGCGCTGGTGCTGATCGCGGCGCGGTGCTGGGCTCTCGCAGCCGATACGCTGGCTGCTCCTGTCCCGGCGCGCATTGACTTGCCTGCGGTCGAGGGATGGGCGCGGGTGGATTATACCCCAACGATCTGGTGGGAACCGCGCGCGCAGGGCGCCGATCACCGCCTGCTCGGCCGTTATCGGGACGGTCGGGGGCATCAGGTCGATGTCTTCGTCGCCCTCTACGCCAGCCAGGGAGAGGGACGGGAGGCAGGCGGCTTCGGTCAGGGCGCGCTTGTTCCAGCCAGCGCATGGGCATGGCAGTCGCCGGCACCGTCGGTCGAAGCTGGCAAGGGCGAGCGCCTCCTCGGCAACGGCAGGATCGAGAGGATCGCCGTGACCTGGTATCGTCAGGGCGAACTATTGAGCGGCAGCAATGCACGGCTCAAGCTGGCGGTGATTGTTGACCATCTCCTGTTCCGGGCGGAACCGACGACGATGCTCATCCTCTCCGCCGAAGATACGCCGCCCGGCCGAGCCGAGCAGTCGATCACCGCCTTCCGCGCATCCACGGGGTCACTCGCGCGCTGGATGGACGGTATCGCTCAGGTCAGGTAG
- a CDS encoding TIGR03087 family PEP-CTERM/XrtA system glycosyltransferase produces the protein MGEILFLAHRIPFPPDRGDKIRSHHVLKALAALAPVHVATFCDDEQDRAFEPDLADLATSYRLVERSKPLPVAGVQALASGRPLSLTAFYDKDLETYVRDLLAERDIDTVYVFSGQMAQYVPGDFRGRVVADLVDVDSAKFEAYAAKGRGIRAWMERREGRLLRREEARICAGASVTLLISDAEVGLLRSRLASEQGRVRAMGNGLDAAYFDPFAVAPEPRMAAKGAPRIVFTGQMDYAPNIEAATRAIDRVLPLVRRTCPDATLHIVGRNPPAALQARSGQDGVEVWGRVDDIRPWLAAADVALVPLEIARGVQNKVLEAMAMGLPVVLSPGAATGIDAIDGRDFAIRDGDAAMAQAVLDLARAPEAAKLMGAAARTWIVANASWEAALARLPEYLGTMGEALTDVA, from the coding sequence ATGGGCGAAATCCTGTTCCTGGCGCACCGCATCCCGTTTCCGCCGGATCGCGGTGACAAGATCCGTTCCCACCACGTGCTCAAGGCGCTAGCCGCACTGGCTCCCGTGCATGTCGCGACGTTCTGTGACGATGAGCAGGACCGTGCGTTCGAGCCCGATCTCGCCGACCTCGCCACCAGCTATCGACTGGTCGAGCGCTCCAAGCCGCTGCCCGTCGCCGGTGTACAGGCTCTGGCGAGCGGCCGCCCGCTCAGTCTCACCGCGTTTTACGACAAGGACCTCGAAACCTACGTGCGCGATCTGCTTGCCGAGCGTGACATCGACACCGTCTACGTGTTTTCCGGACAGATGGCGCAGTATGTGCCCGGCGATTTTCGGGGCCGTGTCGTGGCCGATCTTGTGGACGTCGATTCTGCCAAGTTCGAAGCCTACGCCGCGAAAGGACGCGGTATTCGCGCATGGATGGAGCGCCGGGAGGGGCGCCTGTTGCGGCGCGAGGAAGCGCGGATCTGCGCGGGGGCGTCAGTCACCCTGCTGATCAGCGACGCCGAAGTCGGGCTCCTGCGCTCGCGGCTGGCCAGTGAGCAGGGCCGCGTGCGGGCGATGGGCAACGGCCTCGACGCTGCATATTTCGACCCGTTTGCGGTCGCTCCGGAGCCGCGCATGGCAGCGAAGGGTGCTCCGCGTATCGTCTTCACCGGACAGATGGATTACGCGCCGAACATCGAGGCGGCCACCCGCGCCATCGATCGCGTCCTGCCGCTCGTGCGCAGGACGTGTCCCGATGCCACGCTCCATATCGTCGGCCGCAATCCGCCGGCAGCTTTACAGGCCCGTTCCGGACAGGATGGCGTCGAGGTGTGGGGCAGGGTGGATGACATTCGCCCCTGGCTCGCCGCCGCCGACGTCGCTCTGGTGCCACTGGAAATTGCGCGGGGGGTTCAGAACAAGGTGCTGGAAGCGATGGCGATGGGGCTGCCCGTGGTGCTCTCTCCTGGCGCCGCGACGGGTATCGATGCGATCGACGGCCGGGATTTCGCGATACGTGACGGCGATGCCGCGATGGCGCAGGCGGTCCTCGACCTTGCTCGCGCGCCGGAAGCGGCCAAGCTGATGGGGGCGGCTGCCCGCACGTGGATCGTCGCCAACGCCAGCTGGGAGGCCGCACTGGCGCGGCTGCCCGAATATCTCGGCACCATGGGCGAGGCGCTTACCGATGTCGCTTGA
- a CDS encoding FemAB family XrtA/PEP-CTERM system-associated protein, protein MNAPFVPLTAQVRLVDLTDPGEVSRLEGFVARHPQGTPFHRPAWFVSVAKATGNRALALVQEKGGEIVAFLPLDAIHSPVFGRLLASTGFAVGGGLLATGGADTTAVFAAVEELALRLTCPTIELRGGVLPPAGEGWALKTRSHANFARPLAADDEAQLLDIPRKQRAEVRRSLGMDLTIEVGTAEADRAAHYTVFCESYRNLGTPVFPRALLDAVVNGFGDDADILTVRHQGVPVASVISVYHQGAVMPYWGGGTWDARRLRANDRMYFELMLHARRRGCTVFDFGRSKTESGAYHFKRNWGFEPEPLTYATWTAPGSARRDADPTSGKLSLQIKLWQRLPLAVANRLGPLIARGIG, encoded by the coding sequence ATGAACGCGCCCTTCGTGCCACTGACAGCGCAAGTCCGCCTCGTCGATCTGACCGACCCGGGCGAGGTCTCGCGCCTTGAAGGCTTCGTGGCGCGCCATCCGCAGGGGACGCCGTTCCATCGCCCCGCATGGTTCGTCTCGGTGGCAAAGGCGACCGGCAACCGCGCGCTGGCGCTCGTGCAGGAGAAGGGGGGCGAGATCGTCGCTTTCCTGCCGCTCGATGCCATTCATTCGCCGGTATTCGGCCGACTGCTGGCCTCGACCGGGTTCGCGGTCGGCGGCGGGCTGCTGGCGACCGGGGGCGCCGATACCACCGCCGTATTCGCCGCCGTTGAGGAACTGGCACTGCGCCTCACCTGCCCGACGATCGAACTTCGCGGCGGGGTACTTCCTCCGGCGGGCGAAGGCTGGGCACTCAAGACCCGTTCACACGCCAACTTCGCCCGCCCGCTCGCGGCCGACGACGAAGCGCAACTGCTGGACATTCCGCGCAAGCAGCGCGCCGAAGTGCGCCGCTCGCTGGGCATGGACCTGACGATCGAGGTCGGCACTGCGGAAGCGGATCGCGCCGCGCATTACACGGTCTTCTGTGAGAGCTATCGCAATCTCGGCACCCCGGTCTTTCCCCGCGCGCTGCTGGATGCGGTGGTCAACGGTTTCGGTGACGATGCGGACATTCTGACCGTGCGCCATCAGGGCGTGCCGGTAGCGAGCGTCATCAGCGTCTATCATCAGGGCGCCGTCATGCCGTATTGGGGCGGCGGCACCTGGGACGCCCGGCGCCTTCGGGCCAACGACCGGATGTATTTCGAACTCATGCTCCACGCCCGGCGGCGCGGCTGCACGGTGTTCGACTTCGGCCGCTCCAAGACGGAGAGCGGCGCCTATCATTTCAAGCGCAACTGGGGCTTCGAGCCCGAGCCGCTGACGTATGCGACCTGGACCGCCCCGGGCAGCGCCAGGCGCGATGCGGACCCGACGAGCGGCAAGCTCTCGCTCCAGATCAAGCTGTGGCAGCGCCTGCCTCTGGCAGTGGCCAATCGCCTCGGCCCGCTGATTGCACGCGGTATCGGCTGA
- a CDS encoding XrtA system polysaccharide deacetylase yields the protein MSVPINGLSVDVEDWFQVGAFEKVIDRENWNSLATRVERNCDEILRLFSDAGVKGTFFTLGWVAERNPALMRRIAEEGHEVASHGWDHERVFRLGREAFAADIDRARKVIEDASGQAVKGYRAPSFSIDARTPWAFEVLAEQGYVYSSSVAPIAHDHYGWREAPRFAFRPIADAELIEIPVTTARFAGRRLAAGGGGFFRVLPYGFSRWAIRQVNRDDRRPAVFYFHPWEIDPGQPRVEGAPLRSRFRHYTNLSVMADKLERLVGEFRWGRMDELAAREALRAEPLAFAA from the coding sequence ATGTCGGTGCCGATCAACGGCCTTTCGGTCGATGTCGAGGACTGGTTCCAGGTCGGCGCCTTCGAGAAGGTGATCGACCGGGAGAACTGGAACTCGCTGGCCACGCGCGTCGAGCGTAACTGCGACGAAATCCTGCGGCTTTTCTCGGATGCAGGGGTGAAGGGCACGTTCTTCACCCTCGGCTGGGTGGCGGAAAGGAATCCCGCCTTGATGCGGCGGATCGCCGAAGAAGGCCACGAGGTCGCCAGCCACGGCTGGGATCACGAGCGCGTGTTCCGTCTCGGCAGGGAGGCCTTCGCCGCCGACATCGACCGTGCCCGCAAGGTGATCGAGGACGCCTCGGGCCAGGCGGTCAAAGGCTACCGCGCGCCCAGCTTCTCGATCGATGCCCGTACGCCCTGGGCCTTCGAGGTGCTGGCGGAGCAGGGCTATGTGTATAGCTCCAGCGTGGCTCCGATCGCGCATGACCATTATGGCTGGCGGGAGGCTCCGCGCTTTGCCTTCCGGCCGATCGCCGATGCGGAACTGATCGAGATCCCGGTCACGACCGCGCGGTTCGCCGGGCGGCGGCTGGCGGCTGGCGGCGGCGGCTTCTTTCGGGTGCTTCCTTACGGGTTCTCGCGCTGGGCGATCCGGCAGGTGAACCGCGATGATCGGCGCCCAGCGGTGTTCTACTTCCACCCGTGGGAGATCGATCCCGGCCAGCCCCGCGTCGAAGGGGCGCCGCTGCGCTCGCGTTTCCGGCACTACACGAACCTGTCGGTGATGGCCGACAAGCTGGAGCGACTGGTCGGCGAATTCCGCTGGGGCCGCATGGACGAACTCGCCGCGCGTGAAGCCTTGCGCGCCGAACCGCTGGCCTTCGCGGCATGA
- a CDS encoding XrtA/PEP-CTERM system-associated ATPase, with protein MFDDFYGLDARPFQLTPDPAFYFESSTHRKALSYLGYGLAQGEGFVVITGEVGAGKSTLVAYLMATIDPARMTAANVVTSALDGEEIVHVVAQSFGLPVMGHDKASALGTLEAFFHDEARAGRRCLLIVDEAQNLSVSALEELRMLSNFQLGSHPLLQTLLLGQPEFRETLLESNQLEQLRQRVIATHHLGPMHVREVQPYVEHRLGCVGWKGNPSFDPALFPAIHEATGGIPRRINQIVNRLLLLGAVDRREHLDAAMLEQVLDEMNDDGALAVVTKVAEPEVAAAQPEEAAAFASAPVQAIDTSVVMALIESALADREALDTEGAIALIEAALAHRDMLDTAGANALIEAAMAGRDTQIGELHSAIAQLTAAAEEREASARQAQGEQFGALEQQLADAIARSDKLEARLGETERTLRHTLTMLIEWIESGDGQRNVA; from the coding sequence ATGTTCGACGACTTCTACGGGCTCGACGCCAGGCCTTTCCAGCTCACCCCCGACCCCGCGTTCTATTTCGAGAGCAGCACGCACAGGAAGGCGCTGTCCTACCTCGGCTACGGCCTTGCCCAGGGCGAGGGCTTCGTGGTCATCACCGGCGAGGTCGGCGCGGGCAAGTCCACACTCGTCGCCTACCTGATGGCGACTATCGATCCGGCGCGCATGACGGCCGCCAACGTGGTGACCAGCGCGCTCGACGGCGAGGAGATCGTCCACGTCGTCGCGCAGTCGTTCGGGCTGCCGGTCATGGGGCATGACAAGGCATCCGCGCTCGGCACGCTGGAAGCGTTCTTCCACGACGAGGCGCGTGCAGGACGCCGCTGCCTGCTGATCGTCGACGAGGCGCAGAACCTTTCGGTCAGCGCGCTGGAAGAGCTGCGCATGCTCTCCAACTTCCAGCTCGGCTCGCACCCGCTGCTGCAGACGCTGCTGCTCGGCCAGCCCGAGTTCCGCGAGACCTTGCTCGAGAGCAACCAGCTCGAACAGCTGCGTCAGCGCGTTATCGCGACGCACCATCTCGGCCCGATGCACGTGCGCGAGGTCCAGCCTTACGTCGAGCACCGCCTCGGCTGCGTCGGCTGGAAGGGTAACCCGAGCTTCGATCCGGCGCTGTTCCCGGCGATCCACGAGGCGACCGGCGGTATTCCGCGCCGCATCAACCAGATCGTCAACCGTTTGCTCCTGCTGGGTGCGGTGGACCGCCGAGAGCACCTCGACGCCGCGATGCTCGAGCAGGTGCTCGACGAGATGAACGACGACGGCGCGCTGGCAGTGGTCACGAAGGTCGCGGAGCCCGAGGTTGCCGCTGCGCAACCGGAGGAAGCCGCAGCTTTCGCAAGTGCGCCGGTGCAGGCGATCGATACCTCCGTTGTCATGGCGCTGATCGAGTCGGCACTAGCCGATCGCGAGGCGCTGGATACGGAAGGCGCGATCGCGCTCATCGAGGCGGCGCTCGCTCATCGCGACATGCTCGACACCGCCGGCGCCAATGCGCTGATCGAGGCTGCCATGGCCGGGCGCGACACGCAGATTGGTGAGTTGCACTCGGCGATCGCACAACTCACCGCTGCTGCCGAAGAGCGCGAAGCCTCGGCACGGCAGGCGCAGGGCGAGCAGTTCGGGGCGCTTGAGCAGCAACTGGCGGATGCCATCGCCCGCTCGGACAAGCTCGAGGCGCGCCTCGGCGAGACCGAGCGCACGCTGCGTCACACGCTGACCATGCTGATCGAGTGGATCGAGAGCGGCGACGGCCAGCGCAACGTCGCCTGA
- a CDS encoding preprotein translocase subunit YajC, with translation MKQASGMVALAVIVLALPAAGHAQSTGYGGGMSGGMGSSGAGMGGDSASDTASGKSDRASRRGAKGQGGKRIDIAPYIEVDQIVTAELSPGSDVLTYTQVAVGVDASIQGRNNGASASVRYQRQFGWGKKAGDGDAISGVVRGYTTIVPGVTVEAGALASQVNVENGGSALAAGPLSGNGKSTVYSVYGGPSVTKRIGDLDVGANYRAGFTKVEQSNAARNLQTGAAADVFDKSVVQSADVQAGFAPGTVLPVGVGVGGSFYQEDISNLDQRARDMQARAMVTVPVSRTVQVVGAIGYEDVEISSRDAVRDANGLPVLGSDGRYVTDKSSPRVMAYDVSGLIWDAAVMWRPSRRTSLSAHIGRRYGSTSFGGTLAYAPSDRAQFNVAVYDNVSGFGGQVNRALDQLPDDFEVVRDPVTGELRGCVASLEGGSCLSGVLGSLRSSTFRARGVTASYSMKFGRMRAGLGAGYDRRKYIAARNTVLASANGVLDENWWLAAYVGGDLGRDAGWSANVYANWISSNDPLTGDVAGYGASASYYKMFAPRLRGTLAVGIDGAKYDTPSIDDLWTASALAGLRYTF, from the coding sequence ATGAAGCAGGCATCAGGCATGGTGGCGCTGGCGGTGATCGTTCTTGCGCTACCGGCAGCCGGCCATGCCCAATCGACCGGCTATGGCGGCGGCATGAGCGGAGGCATGGGGAGTTCCGGTGCCGGGATGGGCGGCGACAGCGCATCCGACACAGCTTCCGGCAAGTCCGACCGCGCTTCGCGGCGCGGTGCCAAAGGCCAGGGCGGTAAACGCATCGACATCGCGCCTTACATCGAAGTCGACCAGATCGTCACTGCCGAGCTTTCGCCCGGTAGCGACGTGCTGACCTACACCCAGGTCGCGGTCGGCGTGGACGCCTCGATCCAGGGCCGCAACAATGGGGCTTCGGCCTCGGTGCGCTATCAGCGCCAGTTCGGCTGGGGCAAGAAGGCGGGCGACGGCGACGCTATCAGCGGCGTCGTGCGCGGCTACACCACCATCGTTCCGGGCGTGACGGTCGAAGCGGGCGCGCTGGCCTCGCAGGTCAACGTCGAGAACGGCGGTTCCGCGCTCGCCGCCGGGCCGCTGTCGGGCAACGGCAAGTCGACGGTCTACTCTGTCTACGGAGGCCCTTCGGTAACCAAGCGGATCGGCGATCTCGATGTGGGCGCCAATTACCGGGCCGGTTTCACCAAGGTCGAGCAGTCCAACGCCGCGCGCAATCTCCAGACCGGCGCAGCGGCCGATGTCTTCGACAAGAGCGTCGTCCAGTCGGCCGACGTGCAGGCGGGCTTCGCCCCCGGCACCGTACTGCCGGTGGGCGTGGGCGTCGGCGGCAGCTTCTATCAGGAGGATATCTCCAACCTCGACCAGCGTGCCCGCGACATGCAGGCCCGCGCGATGGTCACCGTGCCGGTCAGCCGCACCGTGCAGGTGGTCGGCGCGATCGGCTATGAGGACGTGGAGATTTCCAGCCGCGATGCCGTGCGCGATGCAAACGGCCTGCCGGTGCTGGGCTCCGATGGCCGCTACGTGACCGACAAGTCCTCCCCGCGCGTAATGGCCTACGACGTCAGCGGCCTCATCTGGGACGCCGCCGTCATGTGGCGCCCGAGCCGCCGAACCTCGCTGTCGGCCCATATCGGCCGCCGCTACGGCTCGACCAGCTTCGGCGGCACGCTAGCCTATGCGCCGAGCGACCGTGCCCAGTTCAACGTCGCGGTCTACGACAACGTCTCGGGCTTCGGCGGGCAGGTCAACCGCGCGCTCGACCAGTTGCCGGATGACTTCGAGGTCGTGCGTGATCCCGTCACCGGCGAATTGCGCGGCTGCGTCGCCTCGCTGGAAGGCGGCAGCTGCCTGTCCGGCGTGCTCGGCTCGCTGCGTTCGTCCACTTTCCGGGCGCGCGGCGTGACGGCGAGCTACTCGATGAAGTTCGGCCGCATGCGTGCAGGTCTCGGTGCCGGATACGACCGCCGCAAGTACATTGCCGCGCGCAACACCGTCCTCGCCTCCGCAAACGGCGTGCTGGACGAGAACTGGTGGCTGGCGGCCTATGTCGGCGGCGATCTTGGCCGTGACGCGGGCTGGTCGGCCAACGTCTACGCCAACTGGATCAGCAGCAACGATCCGCTGACCGGCGACGTTGCCGGCTACGGTGCTTCGGCCAGCTACTACAAGATGTTCGCGCCGCGCCTGCGTGGTACGCTCGCTGTCGGCATCGACGGGGCGAAGTACGATACCCCCTCCATCGACGACCTGTGGACCGCCTCGGCGCTCGCGGGTCTGCGCTATACCTTCTGA
- a CDS encoding AAA family ATPase, which translates to MTDHRKIPVPDQPDEPEGESLFERANGRFDFNTLIAKPVAFPERPARRAPARPEPAPVPARPVPEAAAPAAAPQPAAEPAPEPARFSDTVHPVDREHLREQGLIVPEGAVTELLEEFRIVKRQLLVQAADLRRQKAGPMAQRVLISSPHPGEGKTYCALNLALSIAAEKESEVLLVDADFAKPSILSALGLPGGPGLMDALMDETIDVADCVLGTDIPGLWVLPAGDTTAHDSEYLSSSRTARILDRLTQGAANRMVIFDSPPALAASPAAELAKYVGQTVVIARADKTGRGSLDDAISLLGACPNVQLLLNAAQFSPSGRRFGSYYGYKG; encoded by the coding sequence ATGACCGATCATCGCAAGATCCCCGTACCTGACCAGCCCGATGAACCCGAAGGCGAATCGCTGTTCGAGCGGGCCAACGGCCGGTTCGACTTCAACACGCTGATCGCGAAGCCGGTGGCGTTTCCGGAGCGGCCTGCAAGGCGCGCGCCCGCAAGGCCGGAGCCAGCGCCCGTTCCCGCACGTCCCGTGCCTGAAGCGGCGGCTCCCGCGGCTGCGCCTCAGCCCGCCGCAGAACCGGCGCCTGAGCCCGCACGCTTCAGCGATACCGTGCATCCCGTCGATCGTGAGCACTTGCGCGAGCAGGGCCTGATCGTGCCCGAAGGCGCGGTCACCGAGCTTCTGGAGGAGTTTCGCATCGTCAAGCGCCAGCTGCTGGTTCAGGCTGCAGACCTGCGCCGCCAGAAGGCGGGGCCGATGGCACAGCGCGTGCTGATCTCCTCGCCGCATCCGGGCGAGGGCAAGACTTACTGCGCACTCAACCTCGCGCTGTCGATCGCGGCGGAGAAGGAGAGCGAGGTCCTGCTCGTCGATGCCGACTTCGCCAAACCTTCGATCCTTTCCGCGCTCGGCCTTCCGGGCGGTCCGGGGCTGATGGACGCGCTGATGGACGAGACGATCGACGTTGCCGACTGCGTGCTCGGCACCGACATTCCCGGGCTCTGGGTGCTTCCCGCCGGAGATACGACGGCGCACGACAGCGAATACCTGTCCAGTTCACGCACTGCCCGAATCCTCGACCGGCTGACGCAGGGTGCGGCCAACCGGATGGTGATCTTCGATTCGCCTCCGGCGCTGGCGGCTTCGCCTGCGGCCGAACTTGCCAAGTATGTCGGCCAGACCGTCGTGATCGCGCGCGCGGACAAGACCGGGCGAGGGTCGCTCGACGATGCGATCTCGCTGCTGGGCGCATGCCCGAACGTGCAATTGCTGCTCAACGCGGCCCAGTTCAGCCCGAGCGGTCGCCGCTTCGGCTCCTACTACGGATACAAGGGATGA